In the Sarcophilus harrisii chromosome 1, mSarHar1.11, whole genome shotgun sequence genome, one interval contains:
- the LOC100932504 gene encoding acyl-coenzyme A synthetase ACSM2A, mitochondrial: MQLLLRFQQNRVLWASWLSCYPLHLHPRQMVQQAFLGARNPEMPEKFNFANNVLDHWAHMEKEGKKALTPALWWVNDKGNEVKWNYQELCDYTRQAANVLSDACGLQRGDRVIVILPRIPEWWLAITSCIRAGLVFIPGTTMLVTKDILYRLQTSKAKCIITNEALAPIVDAVAPDCPALKVKLLVSENKRDGWMDFKTLLREASTVHNCVETSCAEAMAIYFTSGTTGAPKMAEHSHGSLGFKSKLDARERSWINLQPSETTWCITDTGWILNILGTFLEPWIFGACSFIHHLKKMDPMIIINTLSRYPINVMIAPPMLYRMLLKQDLTSYKFQSLHSCVSSGETLLPETLQKWERQTGLNIKEIYGQTETGILCRSSIKESKPGFMGKAVSTYDVQIIDDNGNVLPPGTKGEIGVRIKPIKPIGFFSGYVDNAEKTAANITENFWRTGDIGIMDKDGNFQYIGRADDVINSRGYRIGPSEVENVLNEHPAVVESAVISSPDANQGEVVKAFVVLTPKFESHDRDELIRELQQHVKTSTAPYKYPRKVEFVSVLPKTVTGKIQRAKLRKDEWKHTTRTHGVLTSQ, from the exons ATGCAGCTATTGCTAAGATTCCAACAGAACCGAGTCCTGTGGGCTTCCTGGTTATCctgctatccactgcacctccaTCCCCGGCAGATGGTCCAACAGGCTTTCTTGGGGGCAAGAAATCCAGAAATGCCTGAGAAGTTTAACTTTGCAAATAATGTGCTGGATCACTGGGCTCATATGGAGAAG GAAGGCAAGAAAGCCCTGACCCCAGCTCTGTGGTGGGTGAATGATAAAGGCAATGAAGTGAAGTGGAACTACCAAGAGTTATGTGATTATACCCGCCAGGCGGCCAATGTCCTCTCAGATGCCTGTGGCCTTCAGCGAGGAGACCGAGTGATTGTGATTCTGCCCCGGATTCCCGAGTGGTGGCTGGCAATCACGAGTTGCATACGAGCAG GACTTGTGTTCATTCCTGGTACCACTATGCTGGTAACAAAAGATATTCTTTACCGGCTACAGACCTCAAAAGCCAAATGCATTATAACCAATGAGGCCCTGGCTCCCATTGTGGATGCAGTGGCACCTGACTGTCCTGCTCTGAAAGTCAAACTCCTAGTGTCAGAAAATAAACGTGATGGATGGATGGACTTCAAAACTCTACTACG ggaagCTTCCACTGTGCACAACTGTGTAGAGACTAGTTGTGCAGAAGCAATGGCTATCTATTTCACCAGTGGGACCACCGGTGCCCCCAAGATGGCAGAGCACTCCCATGGGAGTCTGGGCTTCAAATCCAAATTAGATGCTAG ggAGAGAAGTTGGATTAATTTGCAACCCTCAGAAACAACGTGGTGTATAACGGATACAGGTTGGATTCTCAACATTTTGGGGACATTTTTGGAACCCTGGATATTTGGAGCATGTTCATTCATCCACCATTTGAAAAAGATGGACCCAATGATTATCATCAAT ACTCTCTCCAGATATCCCATCAATGTTATGATAGCACCTCCTATGCTATATCGGATGCTGCTAAAACAAGATCTCACCAG TTACAAGTTCCAAAGCCTTCACTCCTGCGTCAGCTCTGGAGAGACCCTCCTCCCCGAAACTCTGCAAAAGTGGGAGAGGCAGACTGGACTGAATATCAAAGAAATCTATGGACAGACAGAAACT GGAATCCTTTGCAGATCCAGCATAAAGGAAAGCAAACCTGGCTTCATGGGAAAGGCAGTATCCACTTATGATGTCCAG ATAATTGATGATAATGGTAATGTCCTACCTCCTGGCACAAAAGGAGAAATTGGTGTCAGAATCAAACCCATCAAGCCTATTGGCTTCTTCTCTGGTTATGTG GACAATGCTGAGAAAACAGCTGCCAATATTACAGAGAATTTTTGGCGCACAGGGGACATTGGAATCATGGACAAAGATGGGAATTTCCAGTATATCGGGAGAGCTGATGATGTCATCAATTCAAGGGG GTATCGAATTGGTCCCTCAGAGGTGGAAAATGTCTTGAATGAGCATCCAGCTGTGGTAGAATCAGCAGTTATAAGCAGCCCAGATGCCAACCAAGGAGAG GTAGTGAAGGCATTTGTGGTACTGACCCCTAAGTTTGAATCTCATGACCGTGATGAGCTCATTCGAGAACTACAGCAGCATGTGAAGACTTCAACTGCCCCTTATAAATATCCCAGAAAG GTGGAGTTTGTCTCAGTACTACCCAAGACCGTTACTGGAAAAATCCAACGGGCTAAGCTTCGAAAGGATGAATGGAAGCATACAACTAGGACTCATGGTGTCCTCACATCCCAGTGA